The genomic DNA tctatggtggagtccgaaaagcacctatgcttatcactcttccatagttatgactttacctcctaaaataaacacaaaacccagaggttgacttactattgtccctatccgattggaagtcaaaatccgtgcaaccctatctgccttgtaagctagcatataatctctagtgcctctaaggtacttcaatatatgctttactgcagtccaatgtccttgtctagggttactttgatatctgctaactatgcccttggcaaaacagatttctgatctcgtgcatagcatacattaggcttcctacagtcgaagcatatagaactgccttcatatcctctatctcctttgatgtctacggaggcatttctttagataaagttactccatgctaaaaaggtaagaaacctttcttagagttttgcatgcttaaaacgagcaaggattttttttttcgatatacgaagcttgggataagtaaaatatctttttcttgcgatcccttattactttggtcccaagaatatatatattctcccaagtccttcatatcgatttgtttggacaaccataccttacttctgacaacattttgatattgtttccaactaccaaaaatgttatctacgtatagttcaagaaataccaccacgtttccatcacactttttgtatacacaaaacttatccagttactaaataaatccataggtctggattcctttgataaaccggatgttccaagaccttgaaactttgccttagtccataaactgattgagcttgcacacaaaatgctctttgccctttgcaatgaacccttctggttgctttgtatggatgctttcttcaagacttccattaaggaatactgtcttgacatcctcttgccaaatagataaaagaatccggatagacttaagcatgactaccagtaaaaaagtttcctctttcatcaagccttgctttgaaagtttccaccttcctgtctatccatcttttcctattgtagacctattttcacccaatggtttttacaccatctggtggttctataagcttccagatttgattagaatatatatattctaattctgtattcattgctctttaccaagatgctgcatttttatcttggagtgcttcatcatatttccgggatcagacacatgttcatttgggatcaagtccaaaaactctcccaaaacatgaatccttttggttgtttgacaaccctcccactacgatgatgcactgtctacaattgtgtatcaattgtgatacgtgttgtagtttattgtgatatttcatcttgtacagttggtactagattagacatgtcctttataatttcttcaagaacaaatttacttatgggcttgtggtttatttcatagtccttttctaaaaatcggtcattgatgctaacaataaccttctgatttttaagactataaacctactttcatttctctaggataacttacaaacaagtgaattcctgtccaacttatcattgtctctcttcagcatatgtgctggactacctgaatccgaatatgcttcaaaataggcttatgcctatttagcaattctatatgagtagagagttctgactatggaaggtactatgttcacttccgtttccagagtatatccttaaaatgaatttggtaattttccaagtaactcatcatcaatctacttatttccataagagtcctataccttccttttactacatcattctgtaggggtgtaccaggggcagttagttgggattgaatccctacttctgataagtgactcccaaattctcctaagaggtacttgctactacgatctcaccgtagtgtcttgatacttttactttgacgtttctccacatcaacctcgtactctttgaactaatcaaagcacttagacttgcgacacatcaagtaaatgtgtccgtatcttgaatagttgtctataaaatagaagaaatattcgatactaactcttgtcataggatcacacaaattagaatgaacctattccaatgtatctttggctccataccccttatacttaaaaagcttcttggttatttttccttccaagtaagagtcgcaggttggaaagatttccactaccaatgaacccaaaagttcatcagctaccaatgaatcctactcaagttaatataacctaaccctagatgccaaagatataattggttcatttccgaaggttgctttctcttaaagttagaagatgtgttactaattttcatttgttgcatcgtgggagttattggatttataaattgccaaccaacgtaccagaacagataacttttctctttttcttaataacaactttgttattaaaagaggcagaatatcaagttctttgaatttttaatttttaaactctcttttaaatcatgaacatggttaaaaaggaaagttttcttaaaatttaaaatccaccttttaatcaacaaataaggaaagatttcaaattttaaactctcttttaaacatgtagatgatttacaaataaagaaagtttttaccaaaaattaaaaccatccttttaatctataaataaggaaagagattaatctcttctcttaatcttttgtagaaagctataaaaggaaatttttaatttttaaactctcttttaaaaaccttgatatccacataagaaataattttaataaaaaaccttttaatactctagtggccggccacctaagcttgggacccaagctttggccggccaccaacttggctcatccacttggtcttggccggccctagcttgggtttcaagctagcttggtcggccccattggatgggtaagaaggtggatatgtggtgggtataaatctctatatacaagaggctacgatagggaccgagatgaggaattggttttggtcttccgatgaaattaagcatcccgtgttcgccccgaacacacaacttaatttcatcaataaaattcattccactaaagaactattattgtactactgcaccaatcccaaattacattttgggctccttcttattatgagtgtgttagtctccctgtgtttaggataacaaatgtccactaattaattaagttactgacaactcacttaattaatatctagctccaatagtagtaccactcaacttcattgtcatgtcggactaagtccacctgcagggtttaacatgacaatccttatgagctcctcttggggacattctcaacctagattactaggacacagtttccttctataatcaacaacacacactataagtgatattatttctcaacttatcgggcttattgatttatcgaactaaatctcacccattgataaattaaagaaataaatatcaaatatatgtgtttgttattatattaggattaagaacacacacttccataataactgaggtctttgttcctttataaagtcagtataaaaagaaatgacctctaatggtcctactcaatacactctgagtgtactagtgtaattatatagttaagataaattaatacctaattacactatgaccttccaatggtttgttcctttccatcttggtcgtgagctactgtttataatttataaggtactgataacataatcctctgtgtgtgacaccacacaccatgttatttacaatataaattaattgaacaattacatttatcataaatgtagacatttgaccaatgtaattcttatttctagataaatatttataccaaaagttagacttttagtatacatcctaacacctttAAGGCATCCATCACCTTAGGAACAATCACATGAATCGGGATAAATTTTAAGCTTTGTTCGTTGTTGGCAACGAAGAAGGCATAGTGTACTTGATGCATTTAGATTTGTCTCATATAGAGGTGCATTATACGATGCATTATGAGTGATTGTTCACCATTAGAGCTGTCAAATGGGTCAATCCGCGGCGGGGCGGGTCGACCcgtggcgggctaaccatttggcggggcggggcgggccaactcgtcaacttggcgggttgggaaatttccaacccaacccattctaaggcgggttgcgggtttggcgggtcaacccgcgggcccatcaaaaatttttaaaaaaattaaaaaatatttcatatcttcaccattttatttcaaaaaagttttctacaattaaatgtatacataaacttgtattttaaatataaatgaacacaaacgattacttatgttggatgaaaagtactatttttatttcaaaattataacaaagaaagataataaattggcctaaaacttagcttacatgtgcttttcaacccgcgggccaacccaagcccgagcgggctgacccgcgcgggtcgcgggcctaggcgggtcggcccacggcggacttgggttgataaaattccaacccaacccgcttaaattgtttggcggggcggaCCAACCCGACggacccaacccaaattgacgactCTATTCACCATTCACTctctcatatatatataatgcatttTTTTTGATGGGTTGCAAGCATTTAGAATTACGAAAAATTCATCCTATTTATAGACGATACATATTTATCAGATAGATTATAAATCGTTCAATCTATTTATATATAATACATCTTTATCGAATGAATTACACATTATAATTAGTATTAGATGAATTGTAGattatttatctattttatatataatgcATCTTTTACTAGGCCTATATAAATACAAAGAAAGTCCAGAAAATGAAGAAACTAAAATATTAAGATAAATTGTATCAAAGAGATTAATGAAGTTAAGAACAGTGGAGTTATTTCAAAAGTATGCATGCAGTAAGTTTGTTAGCTTTGATATATAATTGCTCTGACATTGTTGTAGTTCACACGACGAGTAAAGCTAGTGCTGCGGCAAGTCTAGCTCATTCGGGgtgtggattttaatttttttaaaatttaattttttatttttaaaattttttatttttaaaattttttatttttaaaaattttaaaattttttaaacatttttttttatattttaaaatattttttttacatttttttctcttttttctatattttttcttaccggagggtatttttggtaaaaaaaatttgttaaccccggaattaagaaaaatcttagttttatgaggttttctgattccgaactgcatgacccttttgctgacgtgtcgggcatggaacattactcgggaatcatcgaatacctaaaccaaacaaggtttttgttgataaccttggatggataaccaaggttatcaagaataatccTGAACCAAACGTACCCTTAATCATATCATTCATTTTGGGGACAAGTTAAGTTGATTAGTacgaaataaaattattattataggATATGGGTTCCTCCTCTATACGGACTAATTACAATTTTTCAATTTAACTCCTTGCAGATAGTAATGAGGCTCATCGAATTATACTTTCTGCTATCATAGTACACCTTTGATTaaaaatatcaaacttttaaATGGTGTGAGTTCCATTAGGCAATTTTATTCAAAACGATGAACTTAAAAAGCTCCAAATTCTTTCAACgtaagaataatattttttttaaaacctccTTAATGTATCGCGCTTAAACAAGTCGAGCCGAGCTGAGTCGAGATTTAgggtattcaagcttgtttgataagataaccgagccgagctgAACCGAGCTGAgtttaaaatgaatcaagcttttaaaatgagtgttcaaacttggtttggtttattttttatgagcttgagcttgaacttgattcgtttagatgttatcaatctctcaatttaagtttggcttgaacttggttcgaacttgacttgagcttggttcgtttagatgttatcaagttctcaatttaagcttggcttgagcttggttcgagcttggcttgagcttggtttgagcttggttcgtttagatgttatcaagctctcaattcaaacttgtttgattgtttgaaacttttaattatttgattggttattaagattgataatttaaatttatttatttatttattttattatttatttagtatattaaaagaattttattaataaatatgattcgtgaacattattcatgaatattgttcacgaacgttaacgaactgaacacatatgtgttcaagttttttttttagtttaatgagccgttcaaaattgtttgtttaattaatcttatgtatattgaacgaacataaataaattcttataagtcaaacatcaaacttGTTCATAAACACTTAGTTCATTTATAGCCCTAACGCTAAAAGATCTAAATCCAATTGAGATCAGTGATCTGAGATCTAAATTCTATAGTGTAAATTGAGACGTGAATTGGTTAAGAGGATTAAAAAGAATAAATATGAGATtaagaataaaaataatattttaatcttAGATCTAAATTCTATAGTGTAAATTGAGACGTGAATTAGTTAAGAGGATTAAAGAGAATAAATATGAGATTAAGAATAATCTATTTTCTTTAACAATAAACATACCGTGCTTTCTTTTTTTTACAAAATCAGAATACCAAGAGATTATTTCAGTGAATTAAACTCGGGAGGAATTTAATTACCTGTTTTTTCTATAACCAACCATCTTGCCATCTAAAACCGTTCAGGCCAAGCTACACTTGGTTAAAGACCCCCAAAATCAATATTCCTTCTTTCTAGTTTCCTccaagctcttcttcttcttcatcgtcTTCCTCTCCAACTCGAAGCACCGCCCCAAATTTATCAACGAGAATGTCAACCACAACCGGTGCCAAGTCCTTGCAGGGCACCGCCTTCTTGTACAGCTCCCCGAGGTGTGAATCGCTCCCAATTCTCCCACCCAAGTAGATGTCGACGCCTTCGCACGCTTTGCCCTCTTTGTCCCTCGCCATGCACCCCATGAATCCGATGTCAGCCACCTGCACCTGCCCGCAGGTGTTGGGGCACCCGGTCCAGTGCATCCTCACGGGCATCTGCAGCGCCACCCGCCTCTCCACCTCCTCTGTCACCTTCAGTGCTCGTGCCTTCGTCTCGATGATAGCCTGCCCGCAGAACTGATTCCCCGTGCACGCCACCAGGTTTCGCATCAGCAGTGACGGTTGCGGGGAGAACCTCTCCTTCAGGAGCGGTTCTGAGAGTAGCGCATCCAGTCGCGAGTTCTTGACGTTGGGGATGATGATGTTCTGCTCCACGGTGAGTCGGAGCTCGCCAGAGCCATACTCGTCGGCGAGGCGGGCAAGCTCGAGCATCTCGTTGGCCTGGAGCCGCCCCACCGGCACATGTAGGCCAACGAAGGAGAGACCAACTTGCTTCTGGGGGTGGACGCCGAGTAAGCTCCTTCTTTCCCATGGCTTTTGCACCAATTCCTCTTCGACTGCTCTGCCCAACTTCTTCTCTGGCATCCTTTTCTCCACCTCTGATCTGAATACTTCCATGCCCTATTAGAGTAGAACAATTAGCATCACCCGGAAAACGATTCTCTTGCATAAATTCTATCCATTAAAGAAAGGATGAGCAAGGAAACTAACGAGTTCATCGATGAGCCACATCATTCGGGTCTTCTGTCGGTTGCCTCTGCTACCGAGGTCGCGGTAAGCCTCGAGAATGGCTTTGCACAGTGGGACGACATCATCGGAGGGGACCCAAGCATCAAGAGGGATGGCCTCAGCGCATCTCTTAGGGCTAAAGAATCCACCAACAAGGAGATTGAAGCCGAGTTTTCCATCCTTGACGGCGGGCATGTAGGCGAGGTCATTGATGTGAGGATGCTCAAAGAGGTCATGAGATCCCACCACGCACACATTCCATTTCCTTGGCCTATTTGCAAATGCATCGACCGGCGATGAACAATTAGCAAAAATTAAGTAGCGATTAAGAGAAGAAAAAGCGGAGAGACTAATCGAGTCGTTACAGGTTGGTGAAGGCGGGGTTGCCCCGGGAGTTGTCGGTGACGAGTTCAGTGAGAAGCTGGGTGTAGGGGCGGGTGTCAACGATCTCCAGAGGATCGATGCCAGCGAGGGGGTTGCCGACGGGATTGCGGACGTTGTCCATGCCGCTTTGGAGGCTGGTGAGGCCGACAGCGGCGAGGCCTTGCAGAATGGTGGGCACGTCGGGGAGGACGACGCCGCGGATCTGCCAATTCTGGCGGGTTGTGATGTCAACGCATCCCTGCTCGCCGTAGTTGGCCACGACGCTGGCCAGGTACCGCGTCTGCTCGCTGGTCGTCACACCGTTGGGCAACTTCAGCCGCATCATGAATCGCCCATCTGCACACGAACTGATTAATATCAATTGATCTATAACGAGAATCGATAAATATGGATGATGTTCCAAATCTTGAACTTATAAATTGAAGGACCTACGGATTTCACTAGTACCGGAAAAGTGAAAATGAATACTGACATTGATGCTTGCGGCGGTGGAAGAGGCCGAGCCACTTGAGGCGGACGTCGATGTCGTTCTTGAAAAGCTTGGATGCGTCGATCTCCTCCATGCTCTTCGCGGACAGTTCCAGAATCCCGTCCTCCATCACCAGACTCATCGGCTCCTTCTCCAACTTCACCTTCTCCTGCGGGTTTATCCCGGTCCGGTACTTCTCCTTCAGCACCCAGTACCCTCCTTCCCGCTTCTCTACTCGCGGATCCAACCTCTCCTCACCAACCGCCTCCTCCGCCGCCGAGGCCTCCGACATCGTCGTCGCTGCCGTTGGGGGGAGGTTTACCCAGCGCCGCCGCCAGAAGGTGCGCCGCTGGGGGGGAGCCTGAAGTAGGAGCTGCTGAAGGATCGACGAGGAGGCCATCGGGAAATCTTCTTTGCGGGTGCGGGGAGTGGTGGTTTGTGGCCACGGAGAAGGGCATATTATAGATGTGGCGGAGATGGAGACGGCGCTTCAGAGAAATGGAAGGGAAGGGCGCGGCAGTGAAATGGCCTTTGGGCGCTGCAGAGGGCCATgacaaaaaataaaagttttatgtTAAGGATCGGTTTAGAACGGTTGGACCTTGTGTAGAGTTTTTAGTTGTCACATTATTCGTATCACATCAAAACCTCACGTAACTTTTCATTGTAAAAAAGTTTTTCAATAATTCTTTTAtggatattatattttttaaacctccacatcatatatatatatatatatatatatatatatatatatattttctaattaaaaaaatatttctaatattatattaaaattaaaaaaatatttctaatattatatttaaattaaaaaacttattttaattaaaaaatttaaaaaaaaaaaaaggtgaaagAGCGGCACCATACCGCTCCTTCCCAAATGGGGAAAAAGCTCCCTCCCATTATGGGAGGGAGCTTTTTCCTACCGCCATGTCTACAATGAGAGCTCCGAAGGAGTTAtcattgtggatgctcttagtAAGAGTTCGGATTGAAGTACGAAAGAAATTAACGATGGAATTAGATCCGACCCTGAGTCGGATCCAAATTGAATTCGGTCTGGGTGGACTTGTAACTGAGTCAACGGATTGGATATCCATTGATCTCGTTTTTGGACCCGAACTGTAATTCCGGACTGATTACAGCTCCATTCTAAATTAACTTTCGAACTGATGATGGATTAGGcgtgttttttattttattttatttttaaaattttctattaaataattaaataagttatatatatatatacaaaaacgTTCCGCTGCGGAACGTTTCTTCCGGACTGCTGCGGACCTGCCCTCGTGGCAGGTCCGCGTCACTTTTTTTTGTTAGAGTATATTAGTTTTTTCCCACTGTTTTCTTGCAGACCTGCCCTTTTCCTTCGTCCTTCCTCCTTCATCGCGACGCGACCGCAGAAGAGGAACACCCATAGCCGCGAGGAAACTCCATATATTgctccttcctccttcctcgcgaCACGGCTACAGAAGAAGAACACCCACAGCCGCGAGGAAACTCCATagatttctccttcctccttcctcacGACGCGGTTGCAGAAGAGGAACACCCACAACCGCGAGGAAACTCCATAGATTTCTCCTTCCtcatttctccttcctccttcgtcGCGACGCGGCC from Zingiber officinale cultivar Zhangliang chromosome 4A, Zo_v1.1, whole genome shotgun sequence includes the following:
- the LOC121971545 gene encoding ferredoxin--nitrite reductase, chloroplastic-like → MASSSILQQLLLQAPPQRRTFWRRRWVNLPPTAATTMSEASAAEEAVGEERLDPRVEKREGGYWVLKEKYRTGINPQEKVKLEKEPMSLVMEDGILELSAKSMEEIDASKLFKNDIDVRLKWLGLFHRRKHQYGRFMMRLKLPNGVTTSEQTRYLASVVANYGEQGCVDITTRQNWQIRGVVLPDVPTILQGLAAVGLTSLQSGMDNVRNPVGNPLAGIDPLEIVDTRPYTQLLTELVTDNSRGNPAFTNLPRKWNVCVVGSHDLFEHPHINDLAYMPAVKDGKLGFNLLVGGFFSPKRCAEAIPLDAWVPSDDVVPLCKAILEAYRDLGSRGNRQKTRMMWLIDELGMEVFRSEVEKRMPEKKLGRAVEEELVQKPWERRSLLGVHPQKQVGLSFVGLHVPVGRLQANEMLELARLADEYGSGELRLTVEQNIIIPNVKNSRLDALLSEPLLKERFSPQPSLLMRNLVACTGNQFCGQAIIETKARALKVTEEVERRVALQMPVRMHWTGCPNTCGQVQVADIGFMGCMARDKEGKACEGVDIYLGGRIGSDSHLGELYKKAVPCKDLAPVVVDILVDKFGAVLRVGEEDDEEEEELGGN